The Calypte anna isolate BGI_N300 chromosome 11, bCalAnn1_v1.p, whole genome shotgun sequence DNA window GCACTCTGAGGTAGGAACACCCATTTTCCACCTGAAATTCATCCCCTCAAGCTTCCTTTTTCCACTGTTACCTAAGAAAATTCTCCTTCAGTCCTCAGCTTTGTCACACACTGAGCTCAGGAGTCAGTGCAGATCCATTTCAAACCTGCCTGTGTCTCCAGATGTAAGCAGCAAGACCCCCTCTGTCTGCCCTGTCCTTGTCTCTCAGcagaggtgggtttttttcagacaaggATCTGTCCCAGGAATCACACCAGGAATCAACACACTTCTATATTTCAAACATTCACCCAGGCACCAAAGTATCCAACATGAGCTTACCAGGGCTGAGGGGGAAACCTCAGGGTTCTCCCCAGGCAGaaacccaccagcaccccagctctgctcatcaGGAGATCATCTCCTTGGCTAACACAGAGGACAGGAGCAGTGCcacaggaggagaggctgagaaaactgggtctgttcagcctggagaagagaaggctcaggggagaccttgttatgatgttccagtacctaaagggcagctccaaagcagatgcagactccctgtttacaaggagtcccatggacaggatgaggggcaatgggcacaaggtgctcctggggagattctgactgaacacaagagggaaatgtttccccctgaggacagtcagacactggaatggtctcccaggggaaggggtggattcccccacatgggaaagttggaagtctcagctccatggggtgctgggacatctcagataaacaataatatcagaagggttggaccagatgacccctgaggtcccttccaacctgacattctgggATCCTATGAACTCTGCACTTCAGGGCAGATGATGGTGAAGCCCCTGAATGCTCCAGGGCAGAACCAGGGGATGCTACACACACAAATTCTGCATGCTGAGCCTCTCCTTTGGTTTGCTCTGAAgccatttctgctgcagatctccctctcccatcccatTTTCCAGCACTTGCTTCTTGGTTGCTTACAGCCAAGATTTGGAGGAGGAGTTGGGATGCAGGAAGGCAGGACTGCATCCAGAAGAACCTCATTTACCTGGAGAAATGGGATCTAAGGActcctgccagggcagtgtcagagaggtccctcccaagctgtgattctgtgtccCATTCTCTGTCAATTCTGTGATTTACAAATGGGATCTAAGGACTTTTGCCAGGACTGGCAGGGCAGTGGCAGAGAAGTCCCCTCCCAGCTGTGGTTCTGTGCTCTGTCACACTCTGTCAATTCTGTGATCTTacagttctgtgattttacAGGAGGGATgttggaaagcagagagagaacagGAAGGAGTGTGAGAGGCCGGAATGACAGAGCCCGTGTAACCCCGGTCATGCCACCACCCTGCAGGTGACAGCCCTGTCCTGGTCACCCCCCCATGAAGCTCCTGTGGTGctggggtgtccctgcctgtgtctcaggGTGCCAGGGGGCTCACCTCTCCCGAGTAGCTGTACTTCCCCTTGAGGATCTGCCGGTAGAGCCGGGTGCGGTTGTCGTCCTCGAAGGGCATGGTGCCACTCAGCAGGATGTAGGAGATGACCCCCAGGGCCCACATATCCACGGAGTTGGTGTAGGGTTTCCTCACCAGGATCTCGGGGGCGATGTACTCGGGGGTGCCACAGGTGGTTTTCATCAGGCAGTCGTCCCCCTTCTTGCGGGCACTGGCCAGCCCGAAGTCAGTGATCATGATCTTGGAGTCGGTGCCGGGGTGGTAGTAGAGGAGATTCTCGGGTTTGAGGTCCCGGTGGGTGATGCCCAGGCCGTGCAGGTACCTCACCCCGTCCAGCACCATCTGCAGCACCCGCGTGGCGTCCCGCTCGGTGAAGGAGCCCTTGGCGATGATGCGGTCGAAGAGCTCCCCGCCCGTGGCCAGCTCCATCACCAGGTACACCCTGTCCTGGGTCTCGAAGACCTCGATCAGCTGGATGATGTTGGTGTGGCGCACGCGGCGCAGGACGCTCAGCTCCGACTCGCAGACCTCCCGGCCCTCCCGGAACTTGGTCTCGATCATCTTGATGGCGTAGGGCTGGCGGGTGGCCCTGTGCTCCACCCTCACCACCCTGCTGAAGCTGCCCCGCCCGATCAGCGCCTTCACCTCGTACTTGGCGGTGACGCGGGGGTCGAACTTGGCCCGGTACTTGGCCACCTTGTTCCTGCGGGGAGGGGGCtcggggggctgggggtggagggggtgagggggatgaggaggaggggagggggagccCACCTTGATGAGGGTCCCCGGGCCCCCCGTGATGAAGTGTTTGTAGACGTCATGGTGGCCGCCGTAGGGTTCCACTTTTTTCACCAGGTCGAGCTGGACGTCTTTGGGGGGCTCGGGAAGCACCTTGCTGGTCCCACAGCCCATCACTGAAGGGGCTCAGTTCCCTATCAAGGCATCTTCCCAGGGCAGCACCGACCACATCCAGGGCAACTCCCACGTGGGAACCTTGGGAGCGgagtgagaggaaaagggggatgAAGGGAGGGAAGTTCCCAGagtcccagagctgctcccgCAACCCGCTGAGGTCACTGCCCCTAAAACAGCCCCAGGCACAACAGGAGCCCCTGGAATGTCACCTCAGGGATGTGCAGTGACAGGGCAAGAGGGGacaaactggagcacaggaggttccacagaaacatcaggaaaaacttttccactgtgagggtgagggagccctggcccaggctgcccaggggggttgtggagtctcagAGCCCCCCTGGAGGTGTCTGTGtgactgctggaggtgaccctgctctgccaaGGGGTTGGACCCCATGATTttttggggtcccttccaacccctgactcTCTGTGAAATCCCACAAATCCACCCTGATTCCTGTTCCCAGCTGAGCCCCCAATCCCAGGGGTGGCTGAGACTGGAAGGGGCCTCTGGAGTCCTTGTCCTGCACCAGCTGCTTGGGACAAATCAAACTCAGGGCATTTTCCTGAATTTGgtttcctctgctcagctccacaGGGCAGCAGCCCCTCCAGATCCAGGAGTTCTGAAATGCCTCATCAGAGACCCCACAGAGGAGCTCAGGACCCCCCTCCCTCAGCGTGTGGCCACGGAATGTTCTGGACACTGAAGCTGGGGCTGAAACCTCCCAGCACTTTGCTCCTGGAGAT harbors:
- the PSKH1 gene encoding serine/threonine-protein kinase H1, with protein sequence MGCGTSKVLPEPPKDVQLDLVKKVEPYGGHHDVYKHFITGGPGTLIKVGSPSPPPHPPHPLHPQPPEPPPRRNKVAKYRAKFDPRVTAKYEVKALIGRGSFSRVVRVEHRATRQPYAIKMIETKFREGREVCESELSVLRRVRHTNIIQLIEVFETQDRVYLVMELATGGELFDRIIAKGSFTERDATRVLQMVLDGVRYLHGLGITHRDLKPENLLYYHPGTDSKIMITDFGLASARKKGDDCLMKTTCGTPEYIAPEILVRKPYTNSVDMWALGVISYILLSGTMPFEDDNRTRLYRQILKGKYSYSGEPWPSVSNLAKDFIDRLLTVDPGARMTALQALKHPWVVSMAASSSMKNLHRSISQNLLKRASSRCQSTKSAQSTRSSRSTKSNKSRRVRERELRELNLRYQQHYTG